A window of Novosphingobium terrae contains these coding sequences:
- a CDS encoding cytochrome P450: MQLTKAIPTCEIDFWSDAVILDPYPHYDRLRSLGPAVWLARNEVWALTRYDSVRSALLSPEIFSSASGCMVNEPMNSASQGIMLCSDDPQHLAMRRLFARPLMPKALAELRPRLEALVEHKIDTLLTRDSFDGVAELAHYLPLAIVTELVGLNEEGRRNMLEWAAAIFNAFGPIENARTLEGLEIAQHVIGYVLERLDRASLIPGGWGEALFIAADAGTISEHTARMMLIDYLTPALDTTINATSAALELFAAHPDQWDLLREDPALIPHAINEVVRIESPIRAFSRHVTADVEVGDVRIPAGARVLMLYACANRDPDKFPDPQRFDIHRRPSDHLGFGMGTHVCAGMHLAKLEISVILETMARKVRRIEASNPVRRPHNTLRGLASLDCALVA, translated from the coding sequence ATGCAGCTGACCAAGGCCATTCCCACCTGCGAGATCGATTTCTGGAGCGATGCGGTCATCCTCGATCCCTACCCGCACTATGACCGCCTGCGTTCGCTCGGCCCGGCGGTATGGCTGGCACGGAACGAGGTCTGGGCGCTAACCCGTTATGACAGTGTGCGCAGCGCGCTGCTGTCGCCCGAGATCTTCTCCTCGGCCAGCGGCTGCATGGTGAATGAGCCGATGAACAGCGCCTCGCAAGGGATCATGCTGTGCAGCGACGATCCCCAGCATCTGGCCATGCGCCGCCTGTTCGCCCGGCCCCTGATGCCCAAGGCGCTGGCCGAGCTGAGGCCCCGTCTGGAGGCGCTGGTCGAACACAAGATCGATACCCTGCTCACCCGCGACAGCTTCGATGGCGTGGCCGAACTGGCGCATTACCTCCCGCTGGCCATCGTGACGGAGCTGGTCGGGCTCAACGAGGAGGGACGCCGGAACATGCTCGAATGGGCCGCCGCGATCTTCAACGCCTTCGGCCCCATCGAGAATGCGCGCACGCTGGAAGGTCTGGAGATCGCCCAGCATGTGATCGGCTATGTCCTCGAACGGCTTGACCGCGCCTCGCTGATCCCGGGCGGATGGGGCGAGGCGCTCTTCATCGCGGCGGATGCCGGAACGATCAGCGAGCACACGGCAAGGATGATGCTGATCGACTATCTCACCCCCGCGCTCGACACCACGATCAACGCCACCAGCGCGGCGCTGGAACTCTTCGCAGCCCATCCCGACCAATGGGACCTGCTGCGCGAGGACCCGGCGCTGATCCCCCATGCGATCAATGAGGTGGTGCGGATTGAATCGCCGATCCGCGCCTTTTCCCGGCATGTCACCGCCGATGTCGAGGTCGGCGATGTCCGCATTCCGGCGGGAGCGCGGGTGCTGATGCTCTATGCCTGCGCCAACCGCGACCCCGACAAATTCCCCGATCCTCAGCGCTTCGACATCCATCGCCGCCCGAGCGACCACCTCGGCTTTGGCATGGGCACGCATGTCTGCGCCGGCATGCATCTGGCCAAGCTTGAAATCTCGGTCATCCTTGAGACGATGGCGCGCAAGGTCCGGCGGATCGAGGCGTCGAACCCGGTCCGCCGCCCGCACAACACATTGCGCGGCCTTGCCTCGCTCGACTGCGCTCTGGTGGCGTGA
- a CDS encoding TetR/AcrR family transcriptional regulator: protein MDHVETATRPVGEATKEDHRVRVARERRERMRAHLLQSVMAVCGGRKLTGATVIEDVVRHAGVSRGTFYKYFDTLDEAVTQLAFELAEQMTDDIHNVYDVLTDPVMRTATGFQTFLSRAWIDPDWGSFITHLGLLSGEDGLIASKVKGDIRMGVETGDYSVVAVDFAADLLMGAKHEAIRRIISGERDTAYITGVAAMVLRSFGVSPSKAEKTSENAFKRLRIEAPGMMAWWRPIG, encoded by the coding sequence ATGGATCATGTCGAGACTGCCACCCGCCCCGTTGGCGAGGCCACCAAGGAAGATCACCGCGTCCGCGTCGCGCGGGAAAGGCGCGAACGCATGCGCGCCCATCTGCTTCAGTCGGTGATGGCGGTCTGCGGCGGCAGGAAGCTGACGGGGGCGACCGTGATCGAGGATGTGGTGCGCCACGCCGGCGTCTCGCGCGGGACCTTCTACAAATATTTCGACACGCTGGATGAGGCGGTCACGCAACTGGCCTTCGAACTGGCCGAGCAGATGACCGACGACATCCACAACGTCTATGATGTTTTGACCGACCCGGTGATGCGGACGGCAACGGGCTTCCAGACCTTCCTCTCGCGCGCCTGGATCGATCCGGACTGGGGCAGCTTCATCACCCATCTCGGGCTGCTGAGCGGTGAGGACGGGCTGATCGCCAGCAAGGTCAAGGGTGACATCAGGATGGGCGTCGAGACGGGCGACTATTCGGTGGTGGCGGTCGATTTCGCCGCGGATCTGCTGATGGGGGCCAAGCATGAGGCGATCCGCCGCATCATCTCGGGCGAGCGGGACACGGCCTATATCACCGGCGTTGCCGCGATGGTGCTGCGCAGCTTCGGCGTCTCGCCGAGCAAGGCCGAGAAGACGTCCGAGAACGCCTTCAAGCGCCTGCGCATTGAGGCGCCCGGCATGATGGCATGGTGGCGCCCGATCGGCTGA
- a CDS encoding TonB-dependent receptor translates to MTMTRRHYLASVALCGLLCGGAGRVSAQSVPSAPEGSAAQPGVAEIVVTAQKRSESVQRIPVSVTAVSGQALATQGIKDLFQAVTLVPGVVFSRAPDDGLALTFRGLGTQARPQAFEQSVAVFNDGVFLGKSRLYSTGFFDMDRMEFIKGTQSTLLGKNASLGAISVVSKQPGDTFSVEGRAGYEAQYGGYQLDAASDLPFSDTVSLRVAAHYNDLDGWVHNDATNHDGPEHKDLGLRATLRARLTDTLTLTVSDQYAENRQIGSSYQLVGGNVPASYGETVLDGHTAQFTSATANGDTFHRTRSNLATAKAELKLGDHLLTAQSSYVTYALNNADDFDFTTDDSVNFFRSERYRQFTQELRIQSPTGGKLDYMAGFFYLSSHWDSREDQEWHVPGFPPVGAPGPGQLFNGPFVNHFIQDQKAYSVFASGTYHITGSLRLAGGLRYTRETKDVLYGRTALAPFTVWNTIANPPFDPTPLSHDSGFVDGNVSLQYDVTRNVMAYASFGHGSKSGGFVESNTIAVPPTALVNGKVPAALVAAGSGIRDEKVKSYEVGLKTTLFDRRLRFNIAGFWTDITDFQDTIFTGGTLGFITFNGPARSRGVEVESAFQMTRDLRFDGGLTYADATGIIQPIDPATNAPTVDASGNPVYGRYRRSQAPKIIFNAGLTYETRLSTRFRGHLGGNVRHRSSMFNQDQELFPSKPLTTLDLQAGIETSDKRWGIDVVAKNVTNAISQDFASPSVDPRFSAYYGAYLAGPNPLRTVMISVHFKY, encoded by the coding sequence ATGACGATGACACGAAGGCATTATCTTGCTTCGGTGGCCCTGTGCGGCCTGCTCTGCGGGGGCGCGGGCCGGGTATCCGCCCAATCGGTGCCGAGCGCCCCGGAGGGTTCCGCCGCGCAGCCCGGCGTGGCGGAAATCGTGGTGACGGCGCAGAAACGGTCCGAATCGGTGCAGCGCATCCCCGTCAGCGTTACCGCCGTCAGCGGTCAGGCGCTGGCCACGCAGGGGATCAAGGATCTGTTCCAGGCCGTCACGCTGGTGCCCGGCGTGGTCTTCTCACGCGCGCCGGACGATGGCCTGGCGCTGACCTTCCGCGGCCTCGGCACGCAGGCGCGTCCGCAAGCCTTTGAGCAATCCGTCGCCGTGTTCAACGATGGCGTCTTTCTCGGCAAGAGTCGGCTCTATTCCACCGGCTTCTTCGACATGGACCGCATGGAGTTCATCAAGGGCACCCAGTCCACCCTGCTGGGCAAGAATGCCAGCCTTGGCGCGATCAGCGTGGTCAGCAAACAGCCGGGCGACACATTTTCCGTCGAGGGCCGCGCCGGCTATGAGGCGCAATATGGCGGCTATCAGCTGGATGCGGCCAGCGATCTGCCGTTCAGCGACACAGTCTCGCTTCGTGTTGCGGCGCATTACAATGACCTTGACGGATGGGTGCATAATGACGCCACCAATCATGATGGCCCAGAGCACAAGGATCTGGGCCTGCGCGCCACCCTGCGCGCCCGGCTGACCGACACGCTGACACTCACCGTCTCGGACCAATATGCCGAGAACCGCCAGATCGGCTCCAGCTATCAGCTGGTGGGCGGCAATGTGCCGGCAAGTTATGGCGAAACCGTGCTCGACGGCCACACGGCCCAGTTCACCAGCGCGACGGCCAATGGCGACACGTTTCACCGCACGCGCTCCAATCTGGCCACCGCCAAGGCCGAGCTGAAGCTGGGCGATCATCTGCTGACCGCGCAATCCTCCTATGTGACCTATGCGCTGAACAATGCCGACGATTTCGATTTCACCACCGACGACAGCGTGAACTTCTTCCGCTCCGAACGCTATCGCCAGTTCACGCAGGAGTTGCGCATCCAGTCGCCCACCGGGGGCAAGCTCGATTATATGGCGGGCTTCTTCTACCTGAGCAGCCATTGGGACTCGCGTGAGGATCAGGAATGGCATGTGCCCGGCTTTCCGCCAGTGGGCGCGCCCGGCCCCGGCCAGCTGTTCAACGGCCCTTTCGTCAACCACTTCATTCAGGACCAGAAGGCCTATTCGGTCTTCGCATCAGGTACTTATCACATCACCGGCAGCCTTCGCCTGGCCGGCGGCCTGCGCTACACGCGCGAGACGAAGGATGTGCTCTATGGCCGTACCGCGCTGGCGCCCTTCACCGTCTGGAACACCATCGCCAACCCGCCCTTCGACCCAACCCCGCTGTCGCATGATTCAGGTTTCGTCGATGGCAATGTCAGCTTGCAATATGATGTGACGCGCAACGTGATGGCCTATGCCTCCTTCGGGCACGGCAGCAAATCTGGCGGTTTTGTCGAGAGCAACACGATCGCCGTGCCGCCCACGGCGCTGGTCAATGGCAAGGTGCCTGCCGCTCTGGTCGCCGCCGGTTCCGGCATCCGCGACGAGAAGGTCAAAAGCTATGAGGTCGGCCTGAAAACCACCCTGTTCGACCGGCGGCTGCGTTTCAACATCGCGGGCTTCTGGACCGACATCACGGATTTTCAGGATACGATCTTCACCGGCGGCACGCTGGGCTTCATCACCTTCAACGGCCCGGCCCGCAGCCGCGGCGTGGAGGTGGAAAGCGCCTTCCAGATGACGCGGGACCTGCGCTTTGATGGCGGGCTGACCTATGCCGATGCAACCGGCATCATCCAGCCGATCGATCCGGCCACCAATGCCCCCACCGTGGATGCCAGCGGCAATCCGGTCTATGGTCGCTACCGCCGCTCGCAGGCGCCCAAGATCATCTTCAACGCGGGGCTCACCTATGAAACGCGGCTAAGCACCCGCTTCAGAGGCCATCTTGGCGGCAATGTCCGCCACCGCAGCAGCATGTTCAATCAGGATCAGGAGCTGTTCCCATCCAAACCGCTGACGACGCTTGACCTGCAGGCGGGCATCGAGACCAGCGACAAAAGATGGGGCATCGATGTGGTCGCCAAAAATGTCACCAATGCGATCTCGCAGGATTTTGCCAGCCCTTCGGTCGATCCCCGGTTCAGCGCCTATTACGGGGCTTATCTGGCGGGGCCCAACCCGCTGCGCACCGTGATGATCTCGGTCCACTTCAAATATTGA